A stretch of Actinomycetota bacterium DNA encodes these proteins:
- a CDS encoding YlxR family protein has protein sequence MDAQVPSDEHVPQRTCVGCRRQRPRTELLRVARTPHGARVDDERLEGRGAYICPDPDCVAAARRRGGAALARALRVRTDEVASALDELTRRVGRGTKEREA, from the coding sequence GTGGATGCACAGGTACCATCGGATGAGCACGTGCCCCAGCGCACGTGCGTCGGCTGCCGTCGTCAGCGTCCACGGACCGAGCTGCTCCGCGTCGCGCGGACGCCGCACGGAGCCCGCGTCGACGACGAGCGGCTCGAGGGCCGCGGTGCGTACATCTGTCCCGATCCCGACTGCGTCGCAGCGGCTCGACGCCGTGGCGGAGCCGCGCTGGCACGCGCTCTGCGCGTGCGGACCGACGAGGTCGCGAGCGCGCTCGACGAGCTGACCCGGCGCGTCGGTCGAGGGACCAAGGAGCGAGAAGCGTGA